The following proteins are encoded in a genomic region of Photobacterium toruni:
- a CDS encoding zinc-finger-containing protein, protein MHKININPHAMRRVEHPIKPPKKCFNCNSKVVLQDADDVFGRALGAWPWLYICTRCNCRVDTHPGTDIPMGTLADHETRKARQISKSLFADWAKRNNYSQTRRYELLSSMLDVKITKCHFAMFDLDTCKSVIQLLTRH, encoded by the coding sequence ATGCATAAAATTAATATTAATCCACATGCGATGCGTAGAGTGGAGCATCCAATCAAACCGCCGAAAAAATGCTTTAATTGTAATTCTAAAGTTGTACTTCAGGATGCTGATGACGTTTTTGGAAGGGCATTAGGCGCGTGGCCATGGTTATATATTTGTACGCGTTGCAACTGCCGTGTAGATACCCATCCAGGTACTGATATTCCCATGGGTACACTAGCAGATCATGAAACACGAAAGGCACGCCAAATTTCAAAATCACTGTTCGCCGATTGGGCTAAACGTAATAATTACAGTCAAACGCGGCGTTATGAATTGTTATCGTCAATGCTGGACGTCAAAATAACAAAATGCCATTTCGCCATGTTCGATCTTGATACATGTAAATCTGTTATTCAGTTATTAACTCGACATTAA
- a CDS encoding DsbA family protein, with protein sequence MMKKLIIGIALSMTSISTNVLAETENKQVSLTQTQFNEYLAQAFIEEPELLKNGLLRLQQFVDNKAKSTAKDALKANFKQLFENESDPVLNANGSVPVVEFFDYRCGACKAFAPELKQLIDNDKRAKIIYKDVSILGPESAKIAKLAIGMSIIKPNAYPAYQHELMVTKGINYDQALKLASLLDVDLAELEKTANSPDVQQKLNQNNKLFRDLGLRGTPSIYVGEKLHPGVVAYNSLLSSINEYQEKVK encoded by the coding sequence ATGATGAAAAAATTAATTATTGGTATCGCACTTTCAATGACATCTATTTCAACCAACGTATTAGCAGAAACTGAGAACAAACAAGTGTCGCTCACCCAAACTCAATTTAACGAATATCTTGCGCAAGCATTTATTGAGGAGCCTGAATTACTAAAAAATGGGTTACTGCGACTACAACAGTTCGTCGATAATAAAGCTAAATCTACGGCAAAAGATGCATTGAAGGCTAACTTTAAACAACTATTTGAAAATGAATCTGATCCTGTACTTAATGCCAATGGATCTGTACCAGTCGTCGAATTTTTTGACTATCGCTGTGGTGCATGTAAAGCCTTTGCGCCGGAATTAAAACAACTGATAGACAACGACAAACGTGCAAAAATAATCTACAAAGATGTCTCAATATTAGGTCCAGAGTCAGCAAAAATAGCCAAATTGGCCATTGGTATGTCAATAATTAAACCTAATGCCTACCCTGCCTATCAACACGAGCTCATGGTCACGAAAGGCATCAATTACGACCAAGCTCTCAAGCTGGCTTCTTTGCTAGATGTCGATTTGGCTGAATTAGAAAAAACAGCTAATAGTCCCGACGTTCAACAAAAACTTAATCAAAACAATAAGCTTTTCAGAGATCTGGGTCTACGCGGTACACCATCTATATACGTAGGGGAAAAACTACATCCCGGTGTTGTCGCTTACAACTCATTATTAAGTAGCATTAATGAGTACCAGGAAAAAGTGAAGTAA
- a CDS encoding sigma-70 family RNA polymerase sigma factor, which translates to MSNPQRQLQNEAMTKIIDYAKQLSSSTTDTKWREKYISLLSNDDENTYLACAGERTDIIDKLKHCEKRDAFKIAPLTIAGIEKLFSSSPLLNKHLWQYAIHCKLIIHSVIKSMSFTDNNITDLEQDGYIEVVNSLRYYKHTTGIQFTTYVFPRLKVKLVRHCRAYNNSVQKSQRYIDEERLVTKLKESNNLTYSEMLDVTGWNKNKLNLVLRRASQVHYVDVNESINIHATEKDTIETQLSDSQLHSLLHDELSRKKNVMPEREIFCLLHLIGFAVNPMSNSELAKHFGVSRAAVSNYKKRAIDKLQICQFA; encoded by the coding sequence ATGTCTAATCCCCAAAGACAATTACAAAACGAAGCGATGACGAAGATAATTGATTATGCTAAACAGCTATCTTCATCAACCACAGATACTAAATGGCGCGAAAAATATATATCGTTATTAAGTAACGATGACGAAAATACCTACTTAGCTTGTGCTGGAGAACGTACTGATATTATTGATAAATTAAAACATTGTGAAAAGCGTGATGCATTTAAAATCGCACCACTTACGATTGCAGGAATAGAAAAATTATTTAGTAGTTCACCATTATTAAATAAACATTTATGGCAATACGCCATTCACTGTAAATTAATTATTCACTCTGTTATTAAATCAATGTCTTTCACTGACAATAACATCACCGATTTAGAACAGGACGGTTATATCGAGGTTGTTAATTCATTGCGTTATTATAAACACACGACTGGCATACAATTTACCACCTACGTTTTCCCAAGACTAAAGGTTAAATTGGTTCGTCATTGCCGCGCATATAATAATAGTGTGCAAAAAAGTCAGCGATATATCGACGAAGAGCGTTTAGTTACTAAATTAAAAGAATCAAACAACCTTACTTATTCTGAGATGTTAGATGTAACGGGGTGGAATAAAAATAAATTGAACTTAGTGCTGCGACGTGCCTCTCAAGTGCATTATGTCGATGTAAATGAGAGCATCAATATCCATGCAACTGAGAAAGATACTATAGAAACACAGTTATCCGATTCTCAATTACATAGCTTATTGCACGATGAGTTATCACGTAAGAAAAATGTTATGCCTGAGCGTGAAATATTTTGTCTATTACACCTAATTGGGTTTGCAGTTAATCCTATGTCAAACTCAGAATTAGCAAAGCATTTCGGTGTATCGAGAGCTGCGGTAAGTAACTATAAAAAACGTGCTATTGATAAGCTGCAAATCTGTCAATTTGCGTAA